One genomic segment of Arachis duranensis cultivar V14167 chromosome 4, aradu.V14167.gnm2.J7QH, whole genome shotgun sequence includes these proteins:
- the LOC107483979 gene encoding uncharacterized mitochondrial protein AtMg00860-like, whose translation MKIDIIDSLVEEIHTVESQEEELNDTLEDANLDREASEELKEALKAPKVEDEPPKLELKSLPLSLKYVFLGDGIVLGHRISNKGIEVDRAKVEVIERLPPPINVKAIRSFLGYAGFYRRLIKDFSQIAKPVCNILAIDTPFVFNKECRDAFKTLKVKLVFAPVIFAPNWNIPFELMCDASDHTIGVVLG comes from the exons ATGAAGATTGATATCATCGATTCCTTGGTGGAAGAGATACATACAGTTGAGAGCCAAGAGGAAGAGCTGAATGATACCCTTGAGGATGCCAACCTTGATAGGGAGGCATCAGAAGAGCTGAAGGAGGCTTTAAAAGCCCCTAAAGTGGAAGATGAACCTCCCAAACTCGAGCTCAAGTCACTACCATTATCCTTGAAATATGTGTTTCTAGGAGATG GCATTGTTCTTGGACACCGGATTTCAAACAAAGGGATAGAGGTCGATCGGgccaaggtggaggtaattgaacgATTACCACCACCTATTAATGTCAAAGCAATCAGAAGTTTCCTAGGATATGCAGGGTTCTATAGGAGGCTTATTAAAGATTTCTCCCAAATCGCAAAACCCGTGTGCAATATTTTAGCCATTGACACTCCTTTTGTTTTTAACAAAGAGTGCAGGGATGCCTTCAAAACTCTGAAAGTAAAGCTTGTCTTTGCACCTGTCATTTTTGCACCCAACTGGAACAttccattcgaactaatgtgtgatgccagtgatcatACAATTGGTGTAGTCCTGGGATAG